In Gimesia panareensis, the genomic window GGGGAAAGATCCCACGTTCGGGACGATGGTGATCGCTGTGAAGGGGAATCAGGCGCAGGTTCACTATGCAAAAGACAGGAAGGGGTCGAAGAACAATGACGGAGAATACCTGAATATCGTCATTCCGGGCCCGGAAGGGAAAGCCATCTACACGGAAAACGGAGTCTACTTCCCGGATCTGGTTCGCCTGTCCAGGGAAACGGAGTATCGCGACATCTCCTTCGGCATACCTGCGTTGCAGGGGGACCTCAGTATGAGGCTCGTGTCTGGCAGTTCTTCTGTTGATATTTTTCGTACGGGCTCATTGCCAGTCCTGGTTACGTTGCCCAAGATCTGGACGAAAGACCTCTGGCCCGATTTCAGGCTCGGCTTGAGAACGGCCCACGCGCGTCTGCGATATCTCCCGGAGGCGCATCTGATTTCTTTTCTGCCGGAGAGTCGGGACGAGATTGTTTTGCATCGTTTTGACATCGATGCGGCTCTGGGAAAAAATGGAGACGAATTCCTCTTTGTAACGAGCTTTCCGACCCGTTACGTGGAGCGGGGAGATACCTATCAGTACCAGGTGAGATTCAAATCCCATACGCAGTCGATCAAATATCAGGTAACGTGGGGACCCGTTGGAATGACCGTCACGCCTGAAGGCCTCGTCAAGTGGGATGTTCCGGAAAATTCCACCAGTGATAAAGAACGAATCCACCTGCTTTTGGAAACGCCTTCGGGAGACCGGTTTCTGCAGGCGTTTGTGATTAACGTGGCATACAAGCCGGGGGTGTTAGGTGAGCCGCCGGTCAGGCCCGGCCGGAATTCCAGAGCCTCGCGGCGGTAGGGAGCGCGGGCATGGATTTTTCTCTTAAAGTTTTCAACATGTGAAAGTTGCTTCCGAGGTTTCGATGGTGATTCAATTCAAATGCAGTGGTTGTGGTAAAGGTTATCAAACCAGGGACGATCAGGCGGGCGAGCAGATCGAGTGTCCGCAGTGTCAAACCCTGCTGACCATTCCCCAGGCAGGCACAGGCCCGTCAATCGCTGCGAAAAGCAGGAAAAACCTCTTCGGCGAAGTCGCCGGAACGTTTCTGATGATCGGTGCGATCCTCACCGGGTTGGTACTGCTGATTGGCGGTGTCGTTTTTCTCGTGTGGCCGGACGATGATGCGGATGAAGCGTCCGGGGAGAATGCGGTTGCTGCGAGTTCCACCACCGAAGTTGAGTCTGGTCCTCCCGTAATCGATCTGATCGGCACTGCTCCCGGAAGTCCGCCAGAACTGCTAACGGTCTCCGGGATTGCCCCCACAGAGGAGAAAACCGAGCCGGGGTTCACAAGGTATGCGGGAGGGCAGCAGGAGATCAAGTTGCCGGGAGTGATGGCAGATCTGGTGGCGGGTGGCCGCGGGCGTTTCCTGGTACTCTATCTGAAAAAGCAGAAGCAGATCGCCATTTATGATGCCAACGAGGTTAAGATCGTCAAAACCATTCCCCTGGAGACAGATGACGCACTGATCGCAGCCGGGGCGGATGCTTTTGTGATTGCAGATCGGGCGGCAAAGAAGCTGGAACGCTGGTCGTTTGAGTCATTAGAGAAGGAGTCGGAAGCACCTTACCCCGGCCACTTTCAGTTAAAGGACATGGCGCTGGGTTATGCTTCACAGGGGCCAATACTCCTCTATTTCATGAATGAGAACGACAGGCAAAACCGGTATCTGCTGCAGTTCTACGATCTGGAAACGCTCCAGACTGATCCTGAATATGACAGGATCAGACTGACCGATGTTTCATCAGCAGGCCCGTTGACCTTCCGAGCATCCGGGGATGGCACCGTGTTTAGTATTACCAATTCCGAAGACGGCAACATTCGGGGGCTGTTTAATGTCAAACGCAAACCACTGGAGCCAAAAATCTGGCGATTCAATGGAGACCGCCAGCGTTTCACTGAGGGCAAATACTTTCTGCCGGATATGACTGGGGCGCTGATATTGTCGGACACCGGCCCCTATTCCCCGGAGTACCGGTATCGAGGCGATAAGCCCGGCGAGGGCAGAGTGGTGCCCTCCACGCATCCGAACTTCTATGTGTCCCACCCGCTTGAAGATACCAGGGTCGAAATTTTTCTTGCCGAATCCGGAGAAAAAATTGCTTCGAGCATAATCGGTCCCCTGGGAAGACTGTCTGACGAACTGGATCGCATCGACAGAGATCCTGAACGGCGCCGTGTGAAAGATCTGTTACCACTGGAAAAGCGGGTGCATTACATTTACCAGTCGGATCAGATTGTCACCGTGCCCTTTACGGATGACGCACTGCGAATTGTTCCGTTCTCACTGGTCGATGCGCTCAACAAACAACAGCAGCCTTATCTGTTTGCCACTTCAGTCGCTCCCCAGAGCTGCGTCAAAGGTTCAGAGCTGGATTACCAGCTGGAATTCCAATCCAGTTCCCCGTCCGTGACGGTTGAACTGAGCGCCGCGCCGGAAGGCATGACGCTGTCAGAGACCGGTCGGCTGACCTGGCAGGTCCCGGAAACGTTTGCAGACAAAAATGTGTATGTCATCATCACGCTCTCTGCCGAGGATCAGCAGATAGCGTTTCAGGTGCTCCCGCTGGTTGTGCAGGACCAGGAAAGTGGTTGACTGGTTCGTTGTTCTTTCCTGCAGACATGACTGGCGGAAACGCGTTCTTCTGTCGGCTGTCGATCCATTTGCTGTTTAACAGATTCAAGAATTCACGTGAGGCATTCATGGTCATTCAGTTTCGATGCGAGCAATGCGGTAAGGAATATCAGGTTGCAGATGAGATGCGCGGCTGGCGGTTGACTTGCAAAGCCTGTGCGGCATCGATCAGGATTCCGGAGACTTCCGCAGAGGATGAGGAATTACTGGAGGGCTCGGATTGGATCGAAGAGGACGAAGAGCCGGAACCAACACCGGAACCAACACCGGAACCAATAGCAGAGCCGGAAGTGCTGGAAGTGTTGGAATGGATTGAAGAAGACGATGAGATTGGAGAGCTGGAACTGCTCGAGGAGGATACACCGGCAGAAGAAGAGTATGAGGACATCTCCTCCCTCGTCGACCGCAGGAAAAAACGTTCCGAAGAAAAGCAGCAGCATGCTTCCTCAGGGAGTGGCGGGGCCGGAAAATGGTTACTGATGGGCGGTGGAACGCTCGTGCTTCTGTTACTGGTCGGTCTGGGACTGTACCTGATCTTCCCGTCAGGTGAGGACGCAGAGCAGGTGGCAGAAACCACTCCGCCAGGGGAAACCGAAGCGGATGCAGAGGCATCGGGACCGATCTTAATCAAGCCTGAAGTACGAGAGCCTGAGCCCGTTGAACCGCAGCCAGTGGCCTCGAAGCCTGTCGAGCCGAAACCAGTAGTCCCCCAGCCTGTCATGCCGAAGCCTGCTTTACCAAAGCCTGCAGTGCCGAAGCCCGTAGAGCCGAAGCTGGCCAAATCAAAGCCGGTTGAGCCGATGCCTGCTAAGCCGAAGCCGGTCGTGCCTCAGCCTGTGGAACCGAAGCCCGACCTGCCAACGCCTGCTGCGAAACCGGTTGCCCAAGACACTTCAAAGAAGTCTGAGATACCAGCTGTGGTCAAGCTCAAATTCAGACAAAAAGAACCAGTGACACAGCCAACGATGTCACCTGAGCGGTATGATGCCGTGACAGATTCTTTTCGTAAGATGACAAATGCATTTCATAATATGGCTGATATATATCAAGGATTTATGCCCGACCCCAAAATTTACAAGAAATACTACGATGAAGAAGGCCGTTTGAAGGTCAGCTGGCGCGTGCACCTGCTCCCCTATCTGGAGGAAGAAGTGTTGTATCGGCGGTTCAAGCTGGATGAACCCTGGGACAGTCCAGCCAATAAAGAAGCTGCCAAATATATGCCT contains:
- a CDS encoding DUF1559 family PulG-like putative transporter, with protein sequence MVIQFRCEQCGKEYQVADEMRGWRLTCKACAASIRIPETSAEDEELLEGSDWIEEDEEPEPTPEPTPEPIAEPEVLEVLEWIEEDDEIGELELLEEDTPAEEEYEDISSLVDRRKKRSEEKQQHASSGSGGAGKWLLMGGGTLVLLLLVGLGLYLIFPSGEDAEQVAETTPPGETEADAEASGPILIKPEVREPEPVEPQPVASKPVEPKPVVPQPVMPKPALPKPAVPKPVEPKLAKSKPVEPMPAKPKPVVPQPVEPKPDLPTPAAKPVAQDTSKKSEIPAVVKLKFRQKEPVTQPTMSPERYDAVTDSFRKMTNAFHNMADIYQGFMPDPKIYKKYYDEEGRLKVSWRVHLLPYLEEEVLYRRFKLDEPWDSPANKEAAKYMPDVYRSPETPADSNLTRFRGFEDLESVVPPATVGRARGRGASAVASIFTVGSKGRMRDIIDGSSNTIFFIEAGPDQAVEWTKPGELDLASASKSVGKTPLGIPTAFVDGRIRLLKSSIDDETWRSAIHPADRVKLDIDKLSLKIRRVVKVATPEKNLAQMQKISLGLRRFVDSHRRLPPASEHVMKGKQLLSWRVHLLPSLDAYALYAQFKLDEPWDSPHNIKLLELMPDVYECEGVTQPGMTSIMTFVGPGTPFQVDRPGPLYRQFRDGRKYTILFVKAGPDKAVPWTKPEDLPVDPEDPLKSLGTIQGDHFQAGIADGTVHEIKTDIPAETLKHLINHQDGKVVGDF